From Burkholderia pseudomultivorans, the proteins below share one genomic window:
- a CDS encoding DUF3422 family protein: MMDHPLRAALAAELHARPFLRLAEAVSLTHYAIYADGQPDLHETLLHALCRDTGIAAPHEGATHHAVQSPCGWYLKWERHTEFSTFTFVAPRRDTGYFDDLAIEGIPAAWFARLAGIRFVAVCMELLSGDAARLVCGDLRRWIDGPVLVGSSVLGGGKVFCDWHVRDDGFMRFLVVDEDFREEQGGRLLQRLYEIETYRMMALLALPVARRMSRELDEIHASLHTLMQQMDAGGADGDDAALLVRLTHLAVRVEALSGSGGRFSASRAYEKLVLARIHELREERIEGMPTIAEFMERRFAPAMETCRSVWARHEQIAARIARAVDLLRTRVNLAQEKDVTRLLAGMERTARNQLHLQHAVEGLSVAAISYYVLSLATAAFKALHVMNLPIDPELAEGLLIAPVVFAVIHITRRTRARLAHAEAAHDGGAVPAAALKQAS; this comes from the coding sequence ATGATGGACCATCCGTTGCGCGCGGCGCTGGCCGCCGAATTGCATGCCCGGCCGTTCCTGCGGCTTGCCGAAGCCGTGTCGCTCACGCATTACGCGATCTACGCGGACGGCCAGCCCGATCTGCACGAAACGCTGCTGCACGCGCTGTGCCGCGACACCGGCATTGCCGCGCCGCACGAAGGCGCGACGCACCATGCTGTGCAGTCGCCGTGCGGCTGGTACCTGAAGTGGGAGCGGCACACCGAATTCTCGACCTTCACGTTCGTCGCACCGCGTCGCGACACCGGCTACTTCGACGATCTCGCGATCGAAGGCATTCCGGCCGCGTGGTTCGCGCGGCTGGCCGGCATCCGCTTCGTCGCGGTGTGCATGGAACTGCTGTCCGGCGACGCCGCGCGGCTCGTGTGCGGCGACCTGCGCCGCTGGATCGACGGGCCCGTGCTGGTCGGCAGCAGCGTGCTCGGCGGCGGCAAGGTGTTCTGCGACTGGCACGTGCGCGACGATGGCTTCATGCGCTTTCTCGTCGTCGACGAGGATTTCCGCGAGGAGCAGGGCGGGCGGCTGCTGCAGCGCCTCTACGAAATCGAAACGTACCGGATGATGGCGCTGCTCGCGCTGCCCGTCGCGCGGCGGATGAGCCGCGAACTCGACGAGATCCATGCGTCGCTGCACACGCTGATGCAGCAGATGGATGCCGGCGGCGCGGACGGCGACGATGCGGCGCTGCTCGTCAGGCTTACGCATCTCGCGGTGCGCGTCGAGGCGCTGTCGGGCTCGGGCGGCCGCTTCAGCGCATCGCGCGCGTACGAGAAGCTGGTGCTCGCGCGCATTCACGAACTGCGCGAGGAGCGCATCGAGGGGATGCCGACGATCGCGGAATTCATGGAGCGGCGCTTCGCGCCGGCGATGGAGACCTGCCGCAGCGTATGGGCGCGTCACGAGCAGATCGCCGCGCGAATCGCACGCGCGGTCGACCTGTTGCGCACGCGCGTGAATCTCGCGCAGGAAAAGGACGTCACGCGCCTGCTGGCCGGGATGGAGCGTACCGCGCGCAACCAGCTGCATCTGCAGCATGCGGTCGAAGGGCTGTCGGTGGCGGCCATTTCGTACTACGTGCTGTCGCTCGCGACCGCGGCATTCAAGGCGCTGCACGTGATGAACCTGCCGATCGATCCCGAACTCGCGGAAGGACTGCTGATCGCGCCGGTCGTGTTCGCGGTGATCCACATCACGCGGCGCACGCGCGCGCGGCTCGCGCATGCGGAAGCCGCACACGATGGCGGGGCGGTGCCCGCGGCCGCGCTGAAACAGGCAAGCTAG
- a CDS encoding glycine betaine ABC transporter substrate-binding protein gives MTRRVAIRAIARLVAAGALCVAASTSAFAAKLVLGAKNFTEQYVLAEVTAQYLRSRGYDVEVKSGLGSTLARSALENGQFDLMWDYTGTAALVYNKIQDKLSPDEMYRRVKALDVPRGLVWLRASPLNDTYALGLPSKVVEATGIRTISQLAAHLKTDPAAKRYVFGMDAEFANRPDGLKPLLETYDMHFSRAQMKQMDPGLVYTALHNNQLTIGLVYTTDGRVKGFGIVPLEDDKHYFPPYNATPVVRKDTLERNPKLAAQLDALSAVLDNDVMQAMNKAVDLDGKSPREVADEFLRTHPLP, from the coding sequence ATGACGCGTCGTGTTGCAATCCGGGCCATCGCGCGCCTCGTCGCGGCCGGCGCGCTGTGCGTGGCGGCAAGCACGTCGGCATTCGCCGCGAAGCTCGTGCTGGGCGCGAAGAACTTCACCGAGCAGTACGTGCTCGCGGAAGTCACCGCGCAATACCTGCGTTCGCGAGGCTATGACGTCGAGGTCAAGTCCGGCCTCGGCAGCACGCTCGCACGCAGCGCGCTGGAGAACGGCCAGTTCGACCTGATGTGGGACTACACGGGCACCGCGGCGCTCGTCTACAACAAGATCCAGGACAAGCTGTCGCCCGACGAGATGTACCGGCGCGTGAAGGCGCTCGACGTGCCGCGCGGGCTCGTCTGGCTCCGCGCGTCGCCGCTCAACGACACCTATGCGCTCGGCCTGCCGAGCAAGGTCGTCGAGGCCACCGGCATCCGGACGATCTCGCAGCTCGCCGCGCATCTGAAGACCGATCCCGCCGCGAAGCGCTACGTGTTCGGCATGGACGCGGAATTCGCGAACCGCCCCGACGGCCTGAAGCCGCTGCTCGAAACCTACGACATGCACTTCAGCCGCGCGCAGATGAAGCAGATGGATCCGGGGCTCGTCTATACAGCGCTGCACAACAACCAGCTGACGATCGGCCTCGTCTACACGACCGATGGCCGCGTGAAGGGGTTCGGCATCGTGCCGCTCGAAGACGACAAGCACTACTTCCCGCCGTACAACGCGACGCCGGTGGTGCGCAAGGACACGCTCGAACGCAACCCGAAACTCGCGGCGCAGCTCGATGCGCTGTCGGCAGTGCTCGACAACGACGTGATGCAGGCGATGAACAAGGCGGTCGATCTCGACGGCAAGTCGCCGCGCGAAGTCGCCGACGAGTTCCTGCGCACGCACCCGCTACCTTGA
- a CDS encoding ABC transporter permease, which translates to MTRRTVRLLGSLIAAVVVAWALARGIGAETFRQRADDLTYYAGRHMLLVGYSMVLAIVVGVPAGVLLSRPRFQRQAERFMQVFNIGNTIPSLAVLAIALGIFGIGDVPAIVALFLASLLPITRNTYEGVKNVPAALREAAKGIGMTGWQSLLRVELPNALPIIVGGVRTALAINVGTAPLAYLIGADSLGSLIFPGIYLDNQPLLLLGASLTAALALALDGVVAAASRHWLARHGGAA; encoded by the coding sequence ATGACTCGACGCACTGTCCGACTGTTGGGCAGCCTGATAGCCGCCGTCGTCGTCGCCTGGGCGCTGGCGCGCGGCATAGGCGCAGAGACGTTCCGCCAGCGCGCGGACGACCTGACGTACTACGCGGGCCGGCACATGCTGCTGGTCGGCTATTCGATGGTGCTCGCGATCGTCGTCGGCGTGCCGGCCGGCGTGCTGCTGAGCCGACCGCGGTTCCAGCGCCAGGCCGAGCGCTTCATGCAGGTCTTCAACATCGGCAATACGATTCCTTCGCTCGCGGTGCTCGCGATCGCGCTCGGCATCTTCGGCATCGGCGACGTGCCCGCGATCGTCGCGCTGTTCCTCGCCTCGCTGCTGCCGATCACGCGCAACACCTACGAGGGCGTGAAGAACGTGCCCGCCGCACTGCGCGAGGCCGCCAAAGGCATCGGCATGACGGGCTGGCAATCGCTGCTGCGCGTGGAGCTGCCCAATGCGCTGCCCATCATCGTCGGCGGCGTGCGCACCGCGCTCGCGATCAACGTCGGCACCGCACCGCTCGCCTATCTGATCGGCGCCGACAGCCTCGGTTCGCTGATCTTCCCCGGCATCTATCTCGACAACCAGCCGCTGCTGCTGCTCGGCGCGTCGCTCACCGCCGCGCTCGCGCTCGCGCTGGACGGCGTCGTCGCCGCGGCAAGCCGTCACTGGCTCGCTCGCCATGGAGGTGCGGCATGA
- the blaOXA gene encoding OXA-1043 family class D beta-lactamase has protein sequence MKHWRHALFVVTAGLLTTAAAQARPLCTVVADAATGRVLVQQGDCATRVTPASTFKVAISLMGFDAGVLKDEHTPTLDFHAGYPDWGGAPWREPTDPARWMKLSIFWYSEQVTQALGQARFQQYTNAFGYGNADVTSRQGELSGVMGAWVNSSLQISPLEQVGFMRRIANRTLPVSAHAYDMTERITLIDRQPDGWIVHGKTGTGSPGARYDASHAYGWFVGWATKGQRKLAFAYLIQDEQRQTPNAGLRARDTFLDALPALAEPGRPQ, from the coding sequence TTGAAACATTGGCGCCACGCGCTGTTCGTCGTCACCGCCGGCCTGCTGACCACGGCCGCCGCGCAAGCCCGCCCGCTCTGCACCGTCGTCGCCGATGCCGCCACCGGACGCGTACTCGTGCAGCAGGGCGACTGCGCGACCCGCGTGACGCCGGCGTCGACGTTCAAGGTTGCGATCAGCCTGATGGGCTTCGACGCGGGCGTGCTGAAGGACGAGCACACGCCGACACTCGACTTCCACGCAGGCTATCCCGACTGGGGCGGCGCGCCGTGGCGCGAGCCGACCGACCCGGCGCGCTGGATGAAGCTGTCGATCTTCTGGTATTCGGAACAGGTCACGCAGGCGCTCGGACAGGCGCGCTTCCAGCAGTACACGAACGCGTTCGGCTATGGCAACGCGGACGTCACCAGCCGGCAGGGCGAATTGAGCGGCGTGATGGGCGCGTGGGTCAATTCGTCGCTGCAGATCTCGCCGCTCGAACAGGTCGGCTTCATGCGCAGGATCGCGAACCGGACGCTGCCCGTCAGCGCGCACGCGTACGACATGACCGAACGGATCACGCTGATCGACAGGCAGCCGGACGGCTGGATCGTGCACGGCAAAACCGGCACCGGATCGCCGGGAGCCCGGTACGATGCGTCGCACGCGTACGGCTGGTTCGTCGGCTGGGCGACCAAGGGCCAGCGCAAGCTCGCGTTCGCGTACCTGATCCAGGACGAGCAGCGACAAACGCCGAATGCCGGCCTGCGCGCACGCGACACGTTTCTCGACGCGCTACCCGCGCTCGCGGAACCGGGCCGCCCGCAATGA
- a CDS encoding nucleoside deaminase: protein MDFVKRTIDLAMKNVEEGGRPFATVIVRDGEIVAESPNLVAQTRDPTAHAEILAVRDACRRLGTEHLTDCEIYILASPCPMCLGSLYYCSPKRVVYVTTREDYAPFYRDDRKYFELDTFYAEYAKPIGERRLPMVQQKHAGAIEVYRRWKELNAG from the coding sequence ATGGATTTTGTGAAACGTACGATCGATCTCGCGATGAAGAACGTGGAGGAGGGCGGACGTCCGTTCGCGACGGTGATCGTCCGCGACGGCGAGATCGTCGCCGAGAGCCCGAACCTCGTCGCGCAGACCCGCGACCCGACCGCGCACGCCGAGATCCTCGCGGTGCGCGACGCGTGCCGCAGGCTCGGCACCGAGCACCTGACCGACTGCGAGATCTACATACTCGCGAGCCCGTGCCCGATGTGTCTCGGCTCGCTGTACTACTGCAGCCCGAAGCGGGTCGTCTACGTCACGACACGCGAGGATTACGCGCCGTTCTATCGCGACGACCGCAAGTACTTCGAGCTCGATACGTTCTATGCCGAATATGCGAAGCCGATCGGCGAGCGCCGCCTGCCGATGGTGCAGCAGAAGCACGCCGGTGCGATCGAGGTCTATCGTCGCTGGAAGGAACTGAACGCAGGGTGA
- a CDS encoding ABC transporter permease subunit → MRTSASPSSAPVSSGAAAATAASTAARGNRFPRLSRLLPSGRSVVIGVPFLWLAIFFALPFVLVLKISFADQVMGIPPYTSLVEIKDGVVHFALQLSHYAFLLQDDLYVATYLSSLKMAAVSTVLCLLIGYPMAYYIARSEPGTRNVLMMAVMLPFWTSFLIRVYAWIGILKDDGLLNHALIALGIIHTPLRLYHSDAGVYIGMVYSYLPFMVMPLYAHLVKMDLTLLEAAYDLGAKPWVAFTRITLPLSKNGIIAGSLLVFIPAVGEYVIPELLGGADTLMIGRVMWDEFFNNMDWPMASAVTVAMVVLLLVPMALFQYYQVKELEDAK, encoded by the coding sequence ATGAGAACTTCCGCTTCCCCCTCGTCCGCGCCGGTGTCGTCCGGCGCCGCCGCCGCGACCGCGGCCTCGACTGCCGCGCGCGGCAATCGCTTCCCGCGGCTGTCGCGCTTGCTGCCGTCGGGCCGCAGCGTGGTGATCGGCGTGCCGTTCCTGTGGCTCGCGATCTTCTTCGCGCTGCCGTTCGTGCTGGTGCTGAAGATCAGCTTCGCCGACCAGGTGATGGGCATCCCGCCGTACACGTCGCTCGTCGAGATCAAGGACGGCGTCGTGCACTTCGCGCTGCAGCTGTCGCACTACGCGTTCCTGCTGCAGGACGACCTGTACGTCGCGACCTACCTCAGCTCGCTGAAGATGGCCGCCGTGTCGACGGTGCTGTGCCTGCTGATCGGCTATCCGATGGCGTACTACATCGCGCGCTCGGAGCCGGGCACGCGCAACGTGCTGATGATGGCCGTGATGCTGCCGTTCTGGACCTCGTTCCTGATCCGCGTGTACGCATGGATCGGCATCCTGAAGGACGACGGCCTGCTGAACCATGCGCTGATCGCGCTGGGCATCATCCACACGCCGCTGCGGCTCTATCACAGCGATGCGGGCGTCTACATCGGGATGGTCTATTCGTACCTGCCGTTCATGGTGATGCCGCTGTACGCGCACCTCGTGAAGATGGACCTCACGCTGCTGGAGGCCGCGTACGACCTCGGCGCGAAGCCGTGGGTCGCGTTCACGCGCATCACGCTGCCGCTGTCGAAGAACGGGATCATCGCGGGCAGCCTGCTGGTGTTCATTCCGGCGGTCGGCGAGTACGTGATTCCGGAGCTGCTGGGCGGCGCGGACACGCTGATGATCGGGCGCGTGATGTGGGATGAATTCTTCAACAACATGGACTGGCCGATGGCGTCGGCCGTGACGGTCGCGATGGTGGTGCTGCTGCTGGTGCCGATGGCGCTGTTCCAGTACTACCAGGTCAAGGAACTGGAGGACGCGAAATGA
- a CDS encoding betaine/proline/choline family ABC transporter ATP-binding protein (Members of the family are the ATP-binding subunit of ABC transporters for substrates such as betaine, L-proline or other amino acids, choline, carnitine, etc. The substrate specificity is best determined from the substrate-binding subunit, rather than this subunit, as it interacts with the permease subunit and not with substrate directly.) produces the protein MIELDKLTKTFTGKDGQAVRAVDAVSLSVAEGEICVFLGPSGCGKTTTLKMINRLIEPTSGRALINGEDTAQLNEVDLRRHIGYVIQQIGLFPNMTIEENITVVPRLLGWDKKRCAERAQELMSMVALDPKQYLKRYPRELSGGQQQRIGVIRALAADPPVLLMDEPFGAVDPINRESIQNEFFQMQRQLKKTVIMVSHDIDEAIKLGDRIAVFRRGQLVQYDHPDTLLARPRDEFVAQFVGQDSTLKRLLLVKAGDAATQPETARMDTPLAHAFTVMDDTDCRYLSVLDDAGRALGYVTRRAARAADGVCGDRITPFAASVSMDDNLRIVLSKMYQYSASWMPVLDADGVWIGEVTQDSIAAYLSSGRSRRQTGQPPGEPSAFPTAAAH, from the coding sequence ATGATCGAACTCGACAAACTGACCAAGACCTTCACCGGAAAGGACGGCCAGGCCGTGCGCGCCGTCGACGCCGTGAGCCTGTCGGTGGCCGAGGGCGAAATCTGCGTATTCCTCGGCCCGTCGGGCTGCGGCAAGACCACCACGCTCAAGATGATCAACCGGCTCATCGAACCCACGTCGGGTCGCGCGCTGATCAACGGCGAGGATACCGCGCAGCTGAACGAAGTCGACCTGCGACGCCATATCGGCTACGTGATCCAGCAGATCGGCCTGTTCCCGAACATGACGATCGAAGAGAACATCACCGTCGTGCCGCGCCTGCTGGGCTGGGACAAGAAGCGCTGCGCGGAACGCGCGCAGGAGCTGATGTCGATGGTCGCGCTCGATCCGAAGCAGTATCTGAAGCGCTATCCGCGCGAGCTGTCGGGCGGCCAGCAGCAGCGCATCGGCGTGATTCGCGCGCTGGCGGCCGACCCGCCCGTGCTGCTGATGGACGAGCCGTTCGGCGCGGTCGACCCGATCAATCGCGAGTCGATCCAGAACGAGTTCTTCCAGATGCAGCGGCAGCTGAAGAAGACCGTGATCATGGTGAGCCACGACATCGACGAGGCGATCAAGCTCGGCGACCGCATCGCCGTGTTCCGGCGCGGCCAGCTCGTCCAGTACGATCATCCCGATACGCTGCTCGCACGGCCGCGCGACGAATTCGTCGCGCAGTTCGTGGGCCAGGACAGCACGCTCAAGCGCCTGCTGCTCGTGAAGGCCGGCGATGCCGCCACGCAGCCCGAAACAGCGCGCATGGACACGCCGCTCGCGCACGCCTTCACGGTGATGGACGACACGGACTGCCGCTACCTGAGCGTGCTCGACGACGCCGGCCGCGCACTCGGCTACGTGACGCGCCGCGCGGCGCGCGCGGCCGACGGCGTGTGCGGCGATCGCATCACGCCGTTCGCGGCCAGCGTATCGATGGACGACAACCTGCGCATCGTGCTGTCGAAGATGTACCAGTACAGCGCGTCGTGGATGCCGGTGCTCGATGCCGACGGCGTATGGATTGGCGAGGTCACGCAGGATTCGATCGCCGCGTACCTGAGCTCGGGCCGTTCGCGCCGGCAGACGGGCCAGCCGCCCGGCGAGCCGAGCGCGTTCCCGACGGCCGCGGCACACTGA
- a CDS encoding ABC transporter permease subunit → MIKPSKPLSTGVLAFGFLFLYIPIISLVVYSFNESKLVTVWSGFSLKWYAALWQDDELLSAAWLSLKIGLLTATASVVIGTWAGFVLARFGRFKGFTLYTGMINAPLVIPEVIQGISLLLLFVALEQMFGWPKGRGMVTIWIGHVMLCVSYVAIIVQSRVKEMNKSLEEAALDLGATPLKVFFVVTLPLISQALLSGWLLSFTLSIDDLVLSAFLSGPGSTTLPLVVFSRVRLGLNPEMNALATLFITAVTIGVIVVNQMMIARERRRMADMKAAFAVA, encoded by the coding sequence ATGATCAAGCCGAGCAAACCGCTGTCGACGGGCGTTCTCGCCTTCGGGTTCCTGTTCCTGTACATCCCGATCATCAGCCTGGTCGTGTACTCGTTCAACGAGTCGAAGCTGGTGACGGTGTGGTCGGGCTTCTCGCTGAAGTGGTACGCGGCGCTGTGGCAGGACGACGAGCTGCTGAGCGCCGCGTGGCTGTCGCTGAAGATCGGCCTGCTGACGGCGACCGCCTCGGTCGTGATCGGCACGTGGGCGGGTTTCGTGCTGGCGCGCTTCGGACGCTTCAAGGGCTTCACGCTGTACACGGGGATGATCAACGCGCCGCTGGTGATTCCGGAGGTGATCCAGGGGATCTCGCTGCTGCTGCTGTTCGTCGCGCTGGAGCAGATGTTCGGCTGGCCGAAGGGGCGCGGGATGGTGACGATCTGGATCGGCCACGTGATGCTGTGCGTGTCGTACGTGGCGATCATCGTGCAGTCGCGCGTGAAGGAGATGAACAAGTCGCTGGAGGAAGCGGCGCTCGATCTCGGCGCGACGCCGCTGAAGGTGTTCTTCGTGGTGACGCTGCCGCTGATCTCGCAGGCGCTGCTGTCGGGGTGGCTGCTGTCGTTCACGCTGTCGATCGACGACCTGGTGCTGTCGGCGTTCCTGTCGGGGCCGGGCTCGACGACGCTGCCGCTGGTGGTGTTCTCGCGCGTGCGGCTGGGGCTGAACCCGGAGATGAACGCGCTGGCGACGCTGTTCATCACGGCGGTGACGATCGGCGTGATCGTCGTGAACCAGATGATGATCGCGCGCGAGCGGCGTCGCATGGCCGACATGAAGGCGGCGTTCGCGGTGGCGTGA
- a CDS encoding LysR family transcriptional regulator, whose amino-acid sequence MKMLDHDVLATVVAVAETGNMTRAAEAVNRSQSAVSMQIKSLEDAIGRPLFVRKPRSIVLTREGEVLLGFARRMLALRDEAWAAVVRPEVTGKVVIGVPDDYASSLLPSVLKKFSATYPKVEIQVIGLPSSALAPLLKDGTVDLVCGTRIKGLSGDFIRHEPMAWAAMTNGPRVWEERPLPIAVFMPGSVARENAIRSLERAKLPYRTSYESPSLLGLLSMVEAGLAVAPLARCAIPAQLSMLGRSHGLPDLPPLELILARSTKSKRPPCDFLAEQLMEDLQRQTGQAGDA is encoded by the coding sequence ATGAAAATGCTCGATCACGACGTGCTCGCCACCGTCGTCGCCGTCGCGGAGACCGGCAACATGACGCGCGCCGCCGAGGCCGTGAACCGCTCGCAGTCGGCCGTGAGCATGCAGATCAAGAGCCTCGAGGACGCGATCGGCCGGCCGCTGTTCGTGCGCAAGCCGCGCAGCATCGTGCTCACGCGCGAAGGCGAGGTGCTGCTGGGATTCGCCAGACGAATGCTGGCGCTGCGCGACGAGGCGTGGGCGGCCGTCGTGCGGCCGGAGGTGACCGGCAAGGTCGTGATCGGCGTGCCGGACGACTACGCGTCGTCGCTGCTGCCGTCGGTGCTGAAGAAATTCTCGGCGACCTACCCGAAGGTCGAGATCCAGGTGATCGGGCTGCCGAGCAGCGCGCTCGCGCCGCTGCTGAAGGACGGCACCGTCGATCTCGTGTGCGGCACGCGCATCAAGGGCCTGTCCGGCGACTTCATCCGCCACGAGCCGATGGCCTGGGCCGCGATGACGAACGGGCCGCGCGTGTGGGAGGAACGGCCGCTGCCGATCGCGGTGTTCATGCCGGGCAGCGTCGCGCGCGAGAACGCGATCCGCAGCCTCGAACGCGCGAAGCTGCCGTACCGGACGTCCTACGAAAGCCCGAGCCTGCTCGGGCTGCTCAGCATGGTGGAAGCGGGGCTCGCGGTCGCGCCGCTGGCGCGCTGCGCGATTCCCGCGCAATTGTCGATGCTCGGCCGCTCGCACGGGCTGCCCGACCTGCCGCCGCTCGAACTGATCCTCGCGCGCAGCACGAAATCGAAACGGCCGCCGTGCGACTTCCTCGCCGAGCAACTGATGGAAGACCTGCAGCGGCAGACCGGCCAGGCCGGCGACGCGTGA
- a CDS encoding ABC transporter ATP-binding protein yields the protein MPLVKPADAFVRIENVVKKFGDSTAVDNVNLTIAKNELFALLGSSGCGKSTLLRMLAGLETATSGKIYVDGEDLASLPPYRRPVNMMFQSYALFPHMTVESNVAFGLKQEGTPKNEIRERVADALALVQMSKYAQRKPHQLSGGQQQRVALARSLVKRPKLLLLDEPMSALDKKIRQKTQLELVNIIEKVDVTCVMVTHDQEEAMTMASRLAVMSEGKIVQIGAPGEVYEFPNSRFSAEFIGSTNLFEGRVVEDEPDHIFVESDDLEARMHVSHGITGPLGMPVGISVRPERVHVSREKPASPHNWARGVVTDIAYMGAYSLYHVRLPSGKTVVSNLSSSHLLHDGAPAWNDDVFVSWSPSSGVVLTQ from the coding sequence ATGCCCCTCGTCAAGCCGGCCGACGCCTTCGTGCGCATCGAAAACGTCGTGAAGAAATTCGGCGACAGCACGGCCGTCGACAACGTGAACCTGACGATCGCGAAGAACGAGCTGTTCGCGCTGCTCGGCAGCTCGGGCTGCGGCAAGTCGACGCTGCTGCGCATGCTCGCCGGGCTGGAGACGGCCACCTCCGGCAAGATCTACGTCGACGGCGAGGACCTCGCGTCGCTGCCGCCGTACCGCCGCCCGGTGAACATGATGTTCCAGTCGTACGCGCTGTTCCCGCACATGACGGTCGAGTCGAACGTCGCGTTCGGCCTGAAGCAGGAAGGCACGCCGAAGAACGAGATCAGGGAGCGCGTGGCCGACGCGCTCGCGCTCGTGCAGATGAGCAAGTACGCGCAGCGCAAGCCGCACCAGCTGTCCGGCGGCCAGCAGCAGCGCGTCGCGCTCGCGCGCTCGCTGGTCAAGCGCCCGAAGCTGCTGCTGCTCGACGAGCCGATGTCCGCGCTCGACAAGAAGATCCGCCAGAAGACCCAGCTCGAACTCGTCAACATCATCGAGAAGGTCGACGTCACCTGCGTGATGGTCACGCACGACCAGGAAGAGGCGATGACGATGGCCAGCCGCCTCGCGGTGATGAGCGAGGGCAAGATCGTGCAGATCGGCGCGCCGGGCGAAGTGTACGAATTCCCGAACAGCCGCTTCTCGGCCGAGTTCATCGGCTCGACCAACCTGTTCGAGGGGCGCGTGGTCGAAGACGAGCCCGACCACATCTTCGTCGAGAGCGACGACCTCGAGGCGCGCATGCACGTGAGCCACGGCATCACCGGCCCGCTCGGCATGCCGGTCGGCATCTCGGTGCGCCCGGAGCGCGTGCACGTGTCACGCGAGAAGCCGGCCTCGCCGCACAACTGGGCGCGCGGCGTCGTCACCGACATCGCCTACATGGGCGCGTACTCGCTCTACCACGTGCGGCTGCCGAGCGGCAAGACGGTCGTGTCGAACCTGTCGAGCTCGCACCTGCTGCACGACGGCGCGCCCGCATGGAACGACGACGTGTTCGTGTCGTGGTCGCCGTCCAGCGGCGTCGTGCTGACGCAGTGA
- a CDS encoding ABC transporter permease, whose translation MTLSAYLASSWPELLQLTLQHIWLVGIAVGCAIVAGVPLGILINRHEWLAGPLLGLATIVLTLPSIALFGLMIPFFSRFGQGIGAAPAITAVFLYSLLPIMRNTYLALRNVEPGIREAGTGIGMTSWQRLRLVDLPLAVPVILAGVRTAVVMNIGVMTIAAVIGAGGLGTLILRAIGQSSMMKLLVGAVLVSVLAIVADLLLQMLQRALTPKGVQKT comes from the coding sequence ATGACTCTGTCCGCCTATCTCGCTTCGAGCTGGCCCGAGCTGCTGCAACTCACGCTGCAGCACATCTGGCTCGTCGGCATCGCCGTGGGCTGCGCGATCGTCGCGGGCGTGCCGCTCGGCATCCTGATCAATCGCCACGAATGGCTCGCCGGCCCGCTGCTCGGTCTCGCCACCATCGTGCTCACGCTGCCGTCGATCGCGCTGTTCGGCCTGATGATCCCGTTCTTCTCGCGCTTCGGCCAGGGCATCGGCGCGGCGCCCGCGATCACCGCGGTGTTCCTCTACTCGCTGCTGCCGATCATGCGCAACACCTATCTCGCGCTGCGCAACGTCGAGCCCGGGATCCGGGAAGCCGGCACCGGCATCGGCATGACCTCGTGGCAGCGGCTGCGCCTCGTCGATCTGCCGCTCGCGGTGCCGGTGATTCTCGCCGGCGTGCGCACCGCGGTCGTGATGAACATCGGCGTGATGACGATCGCCGCCGTGATCGGCGCGGGCGGCCTCGGCACGCTGATCCTGCGCGCGATCGGCCAGAGCAGCATGATGAAGCTGCTGGTGGGCGCCGTGCTCGTGAGCGTGCTCGCGATTGTCGCCGACCTGCTGCTGCAGATGCTGCAGCGTGCATTGACACCGAAGGGAGTGCAGAAGACATGA
- a CDS encoding GNAT family N-acetyltransferase: MTASPDISFQLADTAQPAARDFISRKLGEFNDAVTGRADTAALDVYVTDPASGEVLGGLTGRTSLGLFFIDLFYLPDSLRGGGVGSRLLQTAEAEAKRRGCSRAVLYTISFQAPGFYRKQGYEVFGEVPCEPAGASRVFMVKVL, from the coding sequence ATGACCGCTTCTCCCGACATTTCCTTTCAGCTTGCCGACACCGCGCAGCCCGCCGCGCGCGACTTCATCAGCCGGAAGCTCGGCGAATTCAACGACGCGGTGACGGGGCGCGCCGATACCGCGGCGCTCGACGTCTACGTGACCGATCCGGCGAGCGGCGAAGTGCTCGGCGGCCTGACCGGCCGCACGTCGCTCGGACTGTTCTTCATCGACCTGTTCTATCTGCCCGATTCGCTGCGCGGCGGCGGAGTCGGCAGCCGTCTGCTGCAGACGGCCGAAGCCGAGGCGAAGCGGCGCGGCTGCAGTCGCGCGGTGCTCTACACGATCTCGTTCCAGGCGCCGGGCTTCTACCGCAAGCAGGGCTACGAGGTCTTCGGGGAAGTGCCGTGCGAGCCGGCGGGCGCGTCGCGCGTGTTCATGGTCAAGGTGCTTTGA